The Aureitalea marina genome includes a window with the following:
- a CDS encoding UDP-N-acetylmuramoyl-tripeptide--D-alanyl-D-alanine ligase yields the protein MRIEQLYEVYRQSSGICTDTRKIQPNCLFVALRGPNFNGNEYAQEALDKGAYKVILDDLRFHKNTGETICHGDSLKLLQKLATYHRGQLGIPIISLTGSNGKTTTKELIHLVLAKKFNTQATQGNLNNHIGVPLTLLAMNEKTELGVVEMGANHQGEIAALSEIALPDFGYITNFGKAHLEGFGGEEGVIKGKSELYRHLAARNKKVFVNGNDPKQLELTEGMDRFVFGPDDSDCPIQLLEHQHGLKIKYRQLLIQPHLTGVYNFHNIAAAIAMGHILGIEPEAIKEAIETYMPDNNRSQLTEIKGRKVFKDAYNANPSSMVVAIDNFVQMTSTPRILILGDMFELGEDAAKEHQEIANKAGSLRDTTVFLVGEHFDRVKAEEHMHQFSTYSDLEEYLQNNELAPGPLMIKGSRGMALERVLELL from the coding sequence TTGAGGATCGAACAACTTTACGAGGTGTACCGGCAGAGTTCAGGTATCTGTACAGATACCCGGAAGATCCAGCCTAACTGTCTCTTCGTAGCTCTAAGGGGGCCAAATTTCAACGGGAATGAATACGCCCAGGAGGCACTTGATAAAGGAGCCTACAAGGTAATCTTAGACGACCTGCGTTTCCACAAGAACACCGGTGAGACCATTTGCCATGGTGATTCTTTAAAGTTACTTCAGAAACTAGCCACCTATCACCGAGGGCAACTGGGAATTCCAATTATCTCTCTTACGGGGAGTAATGGTAAGACGACAACCAAGGAACTCATTCATCTGGTGCTGGCTAAGAAATTCAATACCCAAGCGACTCAGGGTAATTTGAACAATCATATCGGCGTTCCGCTTACATTGCTCGCGATGAACGAGAAAACTGAACTGGGTGTGGTCGAAATGGGGGCTAATCACCAGGGGGAAATCGCGGCCTTATCAGAGATCGCCCTACCCGATTTTGGATATATCACCAATTTCGGCAAAGCTCACCTGGAAGGCTTTGGAGGCGAAGAAGGCGTTATCAAGGGAAAGTCTGAACTCTACAGACACTTGGCGGCGCGCAACAAAAAGGTCTTTGTAAATGGGAATGATCCCAAACAATTAGAATTGACGGAAGGCATGGATCGGTTCGTTTTCGGTCCAGATGACTCAGACTGTCCCATTCAATTGTTAGAGCACCAGCATGGATTGAAGATCAAATACCGCCAACTATTGATCCAACCTCATCTGACGGGGGTATACAATTTTCACAATATCGCCGCGGCTATCGCCATGGGTCATATACTTGGTATTGAACCCGAAGCGATTAAAGAGGCTATTGAGACCTATATGCCGGATAACAACAGATCTCAATTAACCGAGATCAAGGGACGCAAGGTATTTAAGGATGCATACAACGCTAACCCAAGTAGCATGGTGGTTGCAATAGACAACTTCGTTCAGATGACCTCCACACCAAGGATCTTGATACTTGGAGATATGTTCGAGTTAGGTGAGGATGCTGCGAAAGAACACCAAGAGATCGCCAATAAGGCCGGCAGTTTGAGAGACACTACGGTATTCCTTGTTGGAGAACACTTTGATCGAGTAAAGGCTGAAGAACATATGCATCAATTTTCCACCTACTCCGACTTGGAAGAGTATTTACAGAATAATGAGCTAGCCCCAGGCCCATTAATGATAAAGGGATCCCGCGGTATGGCCCTGGAACGAGTGTTGGAGCTGCTCTAG